In Musa acuminata AAA Group cultivar baxijiao chromosome BXJ2-8, Cavendish_Baxijiao_AAA, whole genome shotgun sequence, one genomic interval encodes:
- the LOC135618629 gene encoding signal recognition particle subunit SRP54 2, producing the protein MVLAQLGGSIARALQQMSNATIIDEKVLSECLNEISRALLQSDVQFKLVRDMQANIKRIVNLDDLAAGHNKRRIIQQAVFNELCKMLDPGKPSFTPKKGKTSVVMFVGLQGSGKTTTCTKYAYYHQKKGWKPALVCADTFRAGAFDQLKQNATKTKIPYYGSYMESDPVKIAVEGVETFKKENRDLIIVDTSGRHKQEAALFEEMRQVSEATKPDLIIFVMDSSIGQAAFDQAQAFKQSVAVGAVIITKMDGHAKGGGALSAVAATKSPVIFIGTGEHMEEFEVFDVKPFVSRLLGMGDWSGFMDKIHEVVPTDQQPELLQKLSEGSFTLRLMYEQFQNILKMGPIGQVFSMLPGFSAELMPKGHEKESQAKIKRYMTMMDSMTNAELDSTNPKLMNESRIMRIARGSGRSVRDVTEMLEEYKRLAKIWSKMKGLKIPKKGEMSALSRNMNAQQMSKVLPPQMLKQIGGMGGLQSLMKQMGSKDMGGMGGMFGRGDK; encoded by the exons ATGGTGCTCGCACAGCTCGGCGGGAGCATCGCCCGGGCGTTGCAGCAGATGAGCAACGCCACCATTATCGATGAGAAGGTGCTCAGCGAATGCCTGAACGAGATCTCGCGCGCGCTGCTGCAGTCCGACGTCCAGTTCAAGCTGGTCCGGGACATGCAGGCCAACATCAAGCGCATCGTCAATCTTGACGACCTCGCCGCCGGCCACAACAAGCGCCGCATCATTCAACAG GCTGTATTCAATGAACTCTGCAAAATGTTGGATCCTGGAAAACCTTCTTTTACCCCCAAGAAGGGGAAGACCAGTGTGGTAATGTTCGTAGGTCTACAAG GTTCTGGAAAAACCACAACTTGCACCAAATATGCATATTATCATCAAAAGAAGGGATGGAAGCCTGCCTTAGTTTGTGCTGATACATTTAGAGCTGGTGCTTTTGATCAGTTAAAGCAAAATGCAACAAAAACCAAAATTCCTTATTATGGAAG TTACATGGAATCAGATCCTGTAAAAATAGCTGTTGAAGGCGTTGAAACGTTTAAGAAAGAAAACCGTGATTTGATTATTGTGGACACAAGTGGGCGACACAAACAGGAAGCTGCTCTGTTTGAAGAAATGCGTCAAGTCTCAGAAGCAACG AAACCCGATCTTATAATATTTGTCATGGACAGCAGTATTGGTCAAGCAGCATTTGACCAAGCACAAGCCTTCAAACAAAGTGTAGCAGTTGGAGCTGTGATTATCACAAAAATGGATGGTCATGCAAAAGGAGGTGGCGCGCTTAGTGC AGTTGCAGCCACTAAAAGCCCAGTCATATTTATTGGAACGGGGGAgcacatggaggagtttgaagtgtTCGATGTAAAACCATTTGTAAGCCGTCTTTTAG GAATGGGTGACTGGTCTGGTTTCATGGATAAAATTCATGAAGTTGTACCCACCGATCAACAACCTGAGCTTTTACAGAAGCTTTCTGAAGGAAGTTTTACTTTGCGACTGATGTATGAACAGTTTCAAAACATTCTCAAAATGGGTCCTATAGGCCAG GTGTTCTCTATGCTACCTGGATTTAGTGCAGAATTGATGCCTAAAGGTCATGAAAAGGAAAGTCAAGCAAAAATCAAGCGTTATATGACGATGATGGATTCCATGACGAATGCAG AGCTGGACAGTACAAATCCTAAATTGATGAATGAGTCCCGTATAATGCGGATTGCGAGGGGTTCAGGCAGGTCAGTCAGGGACGTCACAGAAATGCTGGAGGAATACAAGCGTCTAGCGAAGATTTGGAGCAAGATGAAGGGGCTCAAGATCCCCAAGAAAGGTGAAATGAGTGCGCTGTCTCGGAATATGAATGCGCAGCAGATGAGCAAGGTCCTACCTCCTCAAATGCTGAAGCAGATTGGCGGCATGGGTGGTCTACAGAGCTTGATGAAGCAAATGGGATCCAAAGATATGGGTGGAATGGGAGGGATGTTCGGCCGAGGGGACAAGTAG